From the genome of Lutzomyia longipalpis isolate SR_M1_2022 chromosome 2, ASM2433408v1, one region includes:
- the LOC129788846 gene encoding docking protein 3 produces MDVDAPVCAGSVIIQAQSKNRISKKKSSNHKYCLLFKASRNGIERLEIADSETDKNPRIVTLENCVKITSEAPPANLIHIVTKTENVTVGTHGEEELKKWLSALQTVAFKEKSTCSLNRGSAIEEDNDLYCSSYSDGVFTVKLIPSDASIRCNLAMKPYRLVMTTVELQLRSFEDETVIVAKWPYRFIRKYGYRDGNFMFEAGRSCETGEGIFRLDHPKPQEIFRCMSSKMKCMKKLINGESVSSLDCGESQLSAVLSMEAGSRSPLPPSPNQVSSQDTDTSPLHQSFASIRGFISSNDSLNNVSTSSSISVLKHIPHKPPRKGLTISLPGAHEEPSKDKLRNLPNYEPIALPLHEKPALEAANADAKPPQAPERDYESIETITDAWRTLGIDEVKHTEQIHTPEEDLIEFVKTTAKVTRPALTLALTDVHSPEADCTEGDYDRLEFFRSNSKASATYKTVIPIKSPTPPAAKPRSDDYEIVGDPDTQACRLADDSYMGYGVLRKPQQQQQLQLEAPELDHHKYNGLDYAIVSKPKRV; encoded by the exons ATGGATGTGGATGCTCCAGTGTGTGCGGGATCTGTGATAATTCAGGCACAGTCCAAGAATCGCATCTCAAAGAAG AAATCATCTAATCACAAGTATTGTCTACTCTTCAAAGCCAGCCGCAATGGGATTGAACGATTGGAGATTGCTGATTCTGAGACTGATAAAAACCCGCGGATTGTTACACTGGAGAATTGCGTGAAGATCACGTCGGAAGCACCGCCGGccaatttaattcacattgTTACAAAAACCGAGAATGTGACAGTGGGTACGCATGGAGAGGAAGAACTGAAGAAGTGGCTATCTGCCCTGCAGACGGTGGCATTCAAGGAAAAATCAACCTGCAGCCTTAATCGTGGTTCTGCCATTGAGGAAGACAACGATCTATATTGTTCCTCGTACAGCGATGGTGTCTTCACGGTTAAACTCATCCCGTCAGATGCATCAATTCGCTGCAATCTCGCCATGAAACCCTATCGTTTGGTCATGACTACAGTTGAGCTACAGCTGCGCTCCTTTGAGGATGAAACGGTGATTGTTGCAAAGTGGCCGTATCGTTTCATCCGGAAGTACGGCTATCGCGATGGGAATTTCATGTTTGAAGCCGGAAGGAGTTGTGAAACAGGTGAAGGTATCTTTCGCTTGGATCACCCCAAACCACAGGAGATCTTTCGGTGCATGTCCAGCAAAATGAAGTGCATGAAGAAGCTGATTAATGGGGAGAGTGTATCGAGTTTGGATTGTGGTGAGAGTCAATTGAGTGCCGTATTATCCATGGAAGCGGGTTCCCGTAGTCCACTACCACCATCACCCAATCAGGTGTCTTCCCAAGATACGGATACATCACCCCTTCATCAGAGCTTTGCATCAATTCGTGGCTTCATCTCGTCCAATGATTCCCTGAATAACGTCTCCACAAGCAGTTCCATATCAGTTCTCAAACACATTCCACATAAACCCCCACGAAAGGGGCTAACTATTTCCCTACCGGGAGCCCATGAAGAACCGTCCAAGGataaattgaggaatttaCCAAATTATGAACCAATTGCACTACCCCTTCATGAAAAACCCGCACTCGAAGCTGCCAATGCGGATGCCAAGCCACCACAGGCACCAGAACGTGACTACGAGAGTATAGAGACAATTACCGATGCTTGGCGTACTCTTGGTATTGATGAAGTGAAGCATACCGAACAGATTCATACACCTGAGGaggatttaattgaatttgtcaAAACAACTGCTAAAGTTACACGACCCGCATTGACGCTTGCTCTTACGGATGTGCACAGTCCAGAGGCAGATTGCACTGAAGGTGACTACGATCGCTTGGAGTTCTTCCGTAGTAATAGTAAAGCATCAGCAACCTACAAGACCGTTATCCCAATTAAATCACCCACACCTCCTGCTGCAAAACCCCGCAGTGACGACTATGAAATTGTCGGAGATCCAGACACCCAAGCGTGTCGTCTAGCTGATGACAGCTACATGGGGTATGGGGTACTACGGAAgccacagcagcagcagcagctacAACTCGAGGCCCCGGAATTGGATCACCACAAGTACAATGGGCTGGACTATGCGATCGTGAGCAAGCCCAAAAGGGTGTGA
- the LOC129788847 gene encoding cholecystokinin receptor type A-like, producing MEMQSNITSTDATTVDNITVTVIFYTPTVNESVQINETSLVAMQTPSWLSAGRIQIPLYAIIFLLAVIGNSLVILTLVQNKRMRTITNVFLLNLAVSDLLLGVLCMPFTLVGTLLRNFVFGELMCKFLPFLQAASVAVSAWTLVVISVERYYAICHPLRSRRWQTLSHSYKLIAAIWCGGLVFMSPIAFFSRLIPISQGHHKCREHWPDDAKDYERMYNLFLDVFLFVLPLFVLGITYSLITRTLWRGMRTEKNLKNNQNSENQSTNNLVEVYIDSQGTPASRCPSNCRYQSSRDSVSWTQLRNHWSQESTRSRAAIGSVRKYAPGLRRSNAEKSLLNKKRVIQMLFVVVLEFFICWTPLYVINTMVLFEPGIVYTNLTSTEISFFHLLAYTSSCCNPITYCFMNRGFRKAFLNLFRCFKRLREPRRISLGGGIGLGGGGLGGGDQRSEAETTKLHNNHRLCTDSSY from the exons ATGGAAATGCAATCTAATATAACATCAACGGATGCCACCACGGTGGATAATATTACTGTGACTGTGATATTTTACACACCAACTGTCAATGAGAGTGTGCAGATAAATGAAACGTCGTTAGTGGCAATGCAGACACCATCCTGGCTATCTGCTGGTCGGATACAAATACCACTATATgcgataatttttcttcttgccgTGATTGGAAATTCACTCGTTATCCTAACTCTTGTGCAAAATAAGCGTATGAGGACAATTACCAATGTTTTCCTCCTCAACTTGGCCGTATCGGACCTCCTACTTGGTGTACTCTGCATGCCATTCACGCTGGTTGGCACTTTGCTGCGTAATTTCGTCTTTGGTGAACTCATGTGTAAATTCCTGCCATTCCTGCAAG CTGCTTCAGTGGCCGTTTCCGCTTGGACCTTAGTCGTGATATCTGTTGAAAGGTATTACGCTATTTGTCATCCCTTGCGATCGAGACGTTGGCAAACTCTCAGTCATTCGTATAAACTGATTGCCGCCATTTGGTGTGGAGGTCTCGTGTTTATGTCACCTATTGCATTCTTCAGTCGTCTTATACCCATAAGTCAAG GTCATCACAAATGTCGGGAGCACTGGCCAGACGATGCAAAGGACTACGAAAGAATGTATAATTTATTCCTAGATGTATTTCTATTTGTGCTTCCATTATTCGTGCTTGGCATTACGTATTCCCTAATTACCCGAACACTATGGCGGGGAATGCGAACCGAGAAGAACctcaaaaataatcaaaattcgGAAAACCAATCCA CAAATAACCTTGTGGAAGTGTACATAGATTCACAAGGCACTCCAGCAAGTAGATGTCCATCGAATTGTCGCTACCAGTCAAGCAGAGATAGCGTATCATGGACACAATTGCGAAATCACTGGAGTCAAGAATCCACTCGTTCTCGTGCTGCCATTGGGTCTGTGAGAAAATATGCCCCAGGATTGCGAAG GTCAAATGCAGAGAAGAGCTTACTTAACAAGAAACGTGTGATTCAGATGCTATTCGTGGTTgtattggaattttttatatgCTGGACCCCACTATATGTAATCAATACGATGGTGCTATTTGAACCGGGTATTGTCTACACCAACCTCACGTCTACAGAGATTAGCTTCTTTCATCTACTGGCTTATACGTCCAGTTGCTGCAATCCAATCACCTATTGTTTCATGAACCGTGGCTTCCGAAAAGCCTTCCTCAATCTCTTCCGCTGCTTCAAAAGGCTACGTGAACCACGCAGAATCAGCCTCGGCGGTGGAATTGGCCTAGGCGGTGGGGGTTTAGGTGGTGGCGATCAACGCAGCGAAGCAGAAACAACGAAGCTCCATAACAATCATCGTCTGTGTACAGATAGCTCCTACTGA